From Shewanella psychrophila, a single genomic window includes:
- a CDS encoding MotA/TolQ/ExbB proton channel family protein — translation MKKLITTAIVAATLALSSGIASAADAPKTIDQLLKQVQTDRANASKTNKKREQEFRNERGDKAALLKREKNALAAERQRGKDLNQAFLDNERKIGELEENLKTAQGDLGEMFGVVKGDAGDFAGKLAGSNITAQYPGREAFIADLGARKQLPKIDELERFWEEQLFEMAESGKVVKFEGAVTAIDGSVRNTTITRVGTFNLLADGEYVVYNADLGLIQELSQQPDGYQVKTVGSFEDTTSGVAKLYIDPVKGVLLNIFTQKATIEERIEAGGTIGYIIIALLILGALISIERLVTLGVVGAKVKAQRKNLDNPGNNALGRVLKAYQDNKDVDVETLELKLDEAILKETPALETRISIIKVLAAIAPMMGLLGTVTGMIATFQSIQLFGTGDPKLMAGGISMALMTTVQGLVAALPLMLMHAVVIARSKSIVQVLEEQSAGIVASHAEKRKA, via the coding sequence ATGAAGAAGTTAATTACTACAGCTATCGTTGCTGCAACCCTGGCTCTATCTTCAGGTATTGCAAGTGCAGCAGATGCGCCTAAGACAATCGATCAGCTGCTTAAGCAGGTTCAGACAGATCGTGCTAATGCGTCTAAGACAAACAAGAAGCGTGAGCAAGAGTTTAGAAATGAGCGTGGCGATAAAGCGGCTCTACTTAAACGTGAAAAAAATGCTTTAGCTGCCGAAAGACAGCGTGGCAAAGACCTTAACCAAGCTTTCCTCGATAACGAGCGCAAGATTGGCGAGTTAGAAGAGAATTTGAAGACGGCTCAAGGTGACTTGGGTGAGATGTTCGGTGTTGTTAAAGGTGATGCTGGTGATTTCGCTGGTAAGCTAGCTGGTTCTAACATCACTGCTCAGTATCCAGGCCGTGAAGCATTCATCGCTGATCTTGGTGCTCGTAAGCAGCTTCCGAAAATTGATGAGCTAGAGCGTTTCTGGGAAGAGCAGCTATTTGAGATGGCTGAATCTGGAAAGGTTGTAAAGTTTGAAGGTGCTGTAACTGCGATTGATGGCAGTGTTCGTAACACGACAATTACTCGTGTTGGTACATTCAACCTTCTAGCTGATGGTGAGTATGTTGTTTATAACGCTGACCTTGGCCTTATTCAGGAGCTTTCTCAGCAACCTGATGGTTATCAAGTTAAGACTGTTGGCTCATTTGAAGATACAACTTCTGGCGTCGCTAAACTCTACATTGACCCAGTTAAAGGTGTGTTACTGAACATCTTTACTCAGAAGGCGACAATCGAAGAGCGTATCGAAGCGGGTGGAACCATTGGTTACATCATTATCGCCCTGCTTATTCTTGGTGCTCTAATCTCTATTGAGCGTTTGGTTACCCTTGGTGTTGTTGGCGCTAAAGTTAAGGCTCAGCGTAAGAACTTAGATAATCCAGGTAACAACGCATTAGGTCGTGTACTTAAAGCATACCAAGACAACAAAGATGTCGATGTTGAAACTCTTGAGTTGAAACTTGATGAAGCAATTCTGAAAGAAACTCCGGCACTTGAGACTCGTATCTCTATCATCAAGGTATTAGCGGCTATCGCGCCTATGATGGGTCTACTTGGTACCGTAACCGGTATGATCGCGACCTTCCAGAGCATTCAGTTGTTCGGTACGGGTGATCCTAAGCTGATGGCTGGTGGTATCTCTATGGCGCTTATGACTACAGTTCAGGGTCTAGTTGCTGCACTACCGCTAATGCTAATGCATGCCGTTGTTATTGCACGTAGTAAGTCAATCGTACAGGTTCTAGAAGAGCAGAGTGCGGGAATCGTTGCATCACACGCTGAGAAGAGGAAAGCCTAA
- a CDS encoding DUF3450 domain-containing protein: MSKVSNKTKIATALVGALALAGSNLVIADPLSDVQKADSKIHTEAATSQKKVDKYFDQAQDMVFEYGSVADERESLKSYNDYVAGLVADQEATMKLIQSDINGVDTLRQGVVPLMFKMVDALEQFVALDLPFNTETRVERVNNLKTLLNSAEVTLAEKYRLILDAYSIEREYGGFIAVKTGQLKIDGKEILVDFFNLGRVALYALSLDGKTGWVYNEDTKGWDTLADSYLRDITKGIRIARKQAAPDLFSLPIPAAEAAQ, from the coding sequence ATGTCCAAGGTAAGCAATAAAACAAAAATCGCTACAGCGCTCGTAGGCGCATTAGCCTTAGCAGGCTCAAACTTAGTGATTGCAGATCCTCTTTCTGACGTTCAGAAGGCTGACAGCAAAATTCACACTGAAGCTGCAACATCTCAAAAGAAAGTAGATAAGTACTTTGACCAAGCTCAGGACATGGTGTTCGAGTATGGTTCAGTTGCAGATGAGCGAGAATCACTGAAATCTTATAACGATTACGTTGCAGGTCTGGTCGCAGATCAAGAAGCAACTATGAAATTAATTCAAAGTGACATCAATGGCGTAGATACTCTTCGTCAAGGTGTTGTACCTCTTATGTTTAAGATGGTTGATGCACTAGAGCAGTTCGTGGCTCTGGATCTTCCTTTCAACACAGAGACTCGTGTTGAGCGTGTAAACAATCTCAAGACTCTTCTTAATAGTGCAGAAGTGACTTTGGCTGAGAAATATCGTCTCATCCTTGATGCATATAGCATTGAGCGTGAATATGGTGGCTTCATTGCCGTTAAGACTGGTCAGTTGAAGATTGATGGTAAAGAAATACTCGTCGACTTCTTCAATTTAGGCCGTGTTGCTCTATATGCACTGAGTCTAGATGGAAAGACTGGTTGGGTATATAACGAAGACACTAAAGGTTGGGATACGCTAGCTGATAGCTATCTACGTGATATCACTAAAGGTATCCGTATAGCACGTAAACAAGCTGCACCGGATCTATTCTCGTTACCAATTCCTGCTGCGGAGGCTGCACAATAA